A genomic segment from Archangium lipolyticum encodes:
- a CDS encoding DUF2160 domain-containing protein produces MDFEWMAWTAPTASFFIVIALLLAVYTVWGMRSPSLPRKGLLPMTTTRGDRLFVGLLGSAFIHLAWVGVTDASVWFAVGLSLLFMVFIARWG; encoded by the coding sequence ATGGACTTCGAATGGATGGCCTGGACGGCGCCGACGGCCAGCTTCTTCATCGTCATCGCGCTGCTGCTCGCGGTCTACACCGTCTGGGGAATGCGCTCCCCTTCCCTGCCCCGTAAGGGGCTGCTGCCCATGACCACCACCCGGGGAGACCGCCTCTTCGTCGGGCTGCTGGGCAGCGCCTTCATCCACCTGGCCTGGGTGGGGGTGACGGATGCTTCCGTCTGGTTCGCCGTAGGTCTGTCGTTGCTGTTCATGGTCTTCATTGCACGATGGGGGTAA
- a CDS encoding ABC transporter substrate-binding protein — MKNALRWTLALALAVPVYGCKKESKPAEGEKPAAGQQQQQPQQVDVAALEKAAEKWVDQEFQPSTLTREQQLAEMKWFREAAAPYRGMAINVVSESIDTHVYESKTMAKAFEEITGIKLKHDLIQEGDVIEKLQTQMQSGRNIYDMYVNDSDLIGTHIRYGHVVPLSDFMAGEGKDVTLPTLDVDDFMGKSFVTGPDGKMYQLPDQQFANLYWFRADWFARPDLRERFKKKYGYELGVPVNWSAYEDIADFFTNDVKEIDGVKVYGHMDYGKKDPSLGWRFTDAWLSMAGVGDKGFPNGKPVDEWGIRVEGCNPAGASVSRGGETNGPAAVYALTKYIDWLKKYAPPQAAGMTFSEAGPVPGQGNVAQQIFWYTGFTAQLAKPGLPVVNADGTPKWRMAPSPHGPYWQEGTKLGYQDTGSWTMLKSTPLERRKAAWLYAQFVVAKSTSLKKFLVGLTPIRDSDVRSEHVTKVADKLGGLVEFYRSPAREAWTPTGTNVPDYPKLSQLWWQNISLAVEGEKTPQEAMDTLAKQMDDVMGRLERAGMQNCPPKLNPEKDAKTWFDAPGAPHPKLANEKPKGETVPYEQLVQAWKEGRVK, encoded by the coding sequence TTGAAGAACGCGCTGAGATGGACGCTGGCCCTGGCCCTGGCAGTCCCCGTGTACGGATGTAAGAAGGAGTCGAAACCGGCGGAAGGTGAGAAGCCCGCCGCCGGGCAGCAGCAACAGCAACCCCAGCAGGTGGACGTGGCCGCGCTGGAGAAGGCCGCCGAGAAGTGGGTGGACCAGGAGTTCCAGCCGAGCACCCTCACCCGTGAGCAGCAGCTCGCGGAGATGAAGTGGTTCCGCGAGGCCGCCGCGCCCTACCGCGGCATGGCCATCAACGTGGTGTCGGAGAGCATCGACACGCACGTGTACGAGTCCAAGACGATGGCCAAGGCCTTCGAGGAGATCACCGGCATCAAGCTGAAGCACGATCTCATCCAGGAAGGCGACGTCATCGAGAAGCTGCAGACCCAGATGCAGTCGGGCCGCAACATCTATGACATGTATGTCAATGACAGCGACCTGATCGGCACGCACATCCGCTACGGGCACGTGGTGCCGCTGTCGGACTTCATGGCGGGCGAGGGCAAGGACGTGACGCTGCCCACGCTCGACGTGGACGACTTCATGGGCAAGAGCTTCGTCACCGGCCCGGACGGGAAGATGTACCAGCTGCCGGACCAGCAGTTCGCCAACCTGTACTGGTTCCGCGCGGACTGGTTCGCGCGGCCGGACCTGCGGGAGCGGTTCAAGAAGAAGTACGGGTACGAGCTGGGCGTGCCGGTGAACTGGTCGGCGTACGAGGACATCGCGGACTTCTTCACCAACGACGTGAAGGAGATCGACGGCGTCAAGGTGTACGGCCACATGGACTACGGGAAGAAGGACCCGTCGCTGGGGTGGCGCTTCACGGACGCGTGGCTGTCCATGGCGGGCGTGGGCGACAAGGGCTTCCCCAACGGCAAGCCGGTGGACGAGTGGGGCATCCGCGTGGAGGGCTGCAACCCGGCGGGCGCCTCGGTGTCCCGCGGCGGCGAGACGAACGGCCCGGCGGCGGTGTACGCGCTGACGAAGTACATCGACTGGCTGAAGAAGTACGCGCCGCCGCAGGCGGCCGGCATGACGTTCTCCGAGGCGGGACCGGTGCCGGGCCAGGGCAACGTGGCGCAGCAGATCTTCTGGTACACGGGCTTCACGGCGCAGCTGGCCAAGCCGGGCCTGCCGGTGGTGAACGCGGACGGCACGCCGAAGTGGCGCATGGCGCCCTCGCCGCACGGCCCGTACTGGCAGGAGGGCACGAAGCTGGGCTACCAGGACACGGGCTCGTGGACGATGCTCAAGAGCACGCCGCTGGAGCGCCGGAAGGCCGCGTGGCTGTACGCGCAGTTCGTGGTGGCCAAGAGCACGTCGCTCAAGAAGTTCCTGGTGGGACTGACGCCGATTCGTGACTCGGACGTGCGCTCCGAGCACGTGACGAAGGTGGCGGACAAGCTGGGAGGCCTGGTGGAGTTCTACCGGAGCCCCGCGCGCGAGGCGTGGACGCCCACGGGCACCAACGTGCCGGACTACCCGAAGCTGTCGCAGCTGTGGTGGCAGAACATCAGCCTGGCCGTCGAGGGCGAGAAGACGCCGCAGGAGGCCATGGACACGCTGGCGAAGCAGATGGACGACGTGATGGGGCGGCTGGAGCGCGCGGGCATGCAGAACTGCCCGCCGAAGCTCAACCCGGAGAAGGACGCGAAGACCTGGTTCGACGCGCCGGGCGCCCCGCACCCGAAGCTGGCCAACGAGAAGCCCAAGGGCGAGACCGTGCCCTATGAGCAGCTCGTGCAGGCCTGGAAGGAAGGGCGCGTGAAGTAG
- a CDS encoding carbohydrate ABC transporter permease produces MRLSRFVVPLYLLLSFIPIYWLVGMSLKTNEEILGGFTLWPRNPTLANYAVIFTDADWSSSYVHSLTYVGINTVLSVLLALPAAYAFSRYRFLGDSHLFFWLLSNRMSPPAVFLLPFFQLYSSIGLFDTPWAVALAHMLFTVPLSVWILEGFMSGVPREIDETAYIDGYSFPRFFLSIFLPLIRSGVGVTAFFCFMFSWVELLLARTLTSVEAKPIVATMTRTVSAAGMDWGVLAAAGVLTLVPGAVVIYFVRNYIAKGFALGRV; encoded by the coding sequence ATGAGGCTCTCCCGCTTCGTGGTTCCGCTCTACCTGCTGCTGAGCTTCATCCCCATCTACTGGCTGGTGGGCATGTCGCTGAAGACGAACGAGGAGATCCTCGGAGGCTTCACGCTCTGGCCGCGCAACCCCACGCTGGCCAACTACGCCGTCATCTTCACCGACGCGGACTGGAGCAGCAGCTACGTCCACTCGCTCACGTACGTGGGCATCAACACGGTGCTCTCGGTGCTGCTGGCGCTGCCCGCGGCCTATGCCTTCTCGCGCTACCGCTTCCTCGGGGACTCGCACCTCTTCTTCTGGCTGCTGAGCAACCGCATGTCGCCTCCGGCGGTGTTCCTCCTTCCCTTCTTCCAGCTCTACTCGAGCATCGGCCTGTTCGACACGCCCTGGGCCGTGGCCCTGGCCCACATGCTCTTCACCGTGCCGCTGTCGGTGTGGATTCTGGAGGGCTTCATGTCCGGAGTACCGCGGGAGATCGACGAGACGGCGTACATCGACGGCTACAGCTTCCCCCGCTTCTTCCTGAGCATCTTCCTGCCGCTCATCCGCTCGGGCGTGGGCGTGACGGCGTTCTTCTGCTTCATGTTCAGTTGGGTGGAGCTGCTGCTGGCGCGCACGCTGACGTCGGTGGAGGCCAAGCCCATCGTGGCCACCATGACGCGCACGGTGAGCGCGGCGGGTATGGACTGGGGTGTGCTGGCCGCGGCCGGCGTGCTGACACTCGTGCCGGGCGCGGTCGTCATCTACTTCGTCCGCAACTACATCGCCAAGGGCTTCGCCCTGGGGAGGGTGTGA
- a CDS encoding ABC transporter ATP-binding protein, whose protein sequence is MKHGIELDKVTRVVEGETHLADISLRLEPGSFNILLGRTRAGKTSLLRLMAGLDKPTTGTLRANDVDVTHVDVRRRDVAMVYQQFVNYPSLTVYENIASPLRLAGKLGKQDIDKRVRDTAAALRLEPYLHRLPAELSGGQQQRTAMARALAKEASLLLLDEPLANLDYKLREELRTEIRQLFRNRPAVVVYATTEPTEALLLGGRTAVLHEGRLLQVGRTLDVYQAPATEQVGQVFSDPQMNLLDVEVSTDGGARLSPEVAFPLSGHLKGLAPGRYRLGFRAHHLRLEPGSPEDVRIPAHVEVEEISGSETLVHAAHGKLSLTAQVEGVHRHPYGAPVELFVPPSRMFVFSPEGRLMAAPPFTPEEPANGQD, encoded by the coding sequence GTGAAGCACGGCATCGAGCTCGACAAGGTCACACGAGTGGTGGAGGGCGAGACGCACCTGGCGGACATCAGCCTGAGGCTCGAACCCGGCTCCTTCAACATCCTCCTGGGCCGCACGCGCGCCGGAAAGACGTCGCTGCTGCGCCTCATGGCGGGGCTGGACAAGCCCACCACGGGGACACTGCGCGCCAACGACGTGGACGTGACGCACGTGGACGTGCGCCGCCGCGACGTGGCCATGGTGTACCAGCAGTTCGTCAACTACCCCTCGCTCACCGTCTACGAGAACATCGCCTCGCCGCTGCGGCTGGCGGGGAAGCTGGGCAAGCAGGACATCGACAAGCGCGTGCGGGACACGGCCGCCGCGCTCCGGCTGGAGCCCTACCTGCACCGGCTGCCCGCGGAGCTGAGTGGCGGGCAACAGCAGCGCACGGCCATGGCCCGCGCGCTGGCGAAGGAGGCCTCGCTGCTGCTGCTCGACGAGCCGCTGGCCAACCTCGACTACAAGCTGCGCGAGGAGCTGCGCACGGAGATCCGCCAGCTCTTCCGCAACCGCCCCGCCGTCGTGGTGTACGCCACCACCGAGCCCACCGAGGCCCTGCTGCTCGGCGGACGGACCGCGGTGCTGCACGAGGGGCGCCTGCTGCAGGTGGGCCGCACCCTGGACGTGTACCAGGCGCCCGCCACCGAGCAGGTGGGCCAGGTCTTCAGCGATCCGCAGATGAACCTGCTGGACGTCGAGGTCTCCACGGACGGGGGAGCGCGCCTCTCGCCCGAGGTGGCCTTCCCGCTGTCGGGACACCTGAAGGGCCTGGCGCCGGGCCGCTACCGCCTGGGCTTCCGCGCCCACCACCTGAGGCTCGAGCCCGGCTCGCCCGAGGACGTCCGCATCCCCGCGCACGTGGAGGTGGAGGAGATCAGCGGCTCGGAGACGCTGGTGCACGCGGCGCACGGAAAGCTGTCGCTGACGGCGCAGGTGGAGGGCGTGCACCGGCACCCGTACGGCGCGCCGGTGGAGCTGTTCGTCCCGCCCTCCCGGATGTTCGTGTTCAGCCCCGAGGGCCGGCTCATGGCCGCCCCTCCCTTCACCCCCGAGGAGCCCGCGAATGGCCAGGATTGA
- a CDS encoding carbohydrate ABC transporter permease: MSKPINNRAWLLVLPVLVAVAFSAVIPLMTVVNYSVQDILGPEQRVFVGTEWFRKVLRDPELHGALRRQLGFSLAVLALEIPLGVALALVLPRQGRAASVSLVLLGLPLLIPFNVVGTIWQIFARGDIGLFGVLINSLGFQYNYTANALDAWLTVLLMDVWHWTPLVSLLCYAGLRAIPEAYYQAARIDGASAWATFRFIQLPRLRGVLTIAVLLRFMDSFMIYTEPFVLTGGGPGNATTFLSQYLTRLAVGQFDLGPAAAFSLVYFLVILLFSYVFYTAMTSADRKEAR, translated from the coding sequence ATGAGCAAACCCATCAACAACCGCGCCTGGCTGCTGGTGCTGCCCGTGCTGGTGGCCGTCGCGTTCAGCGCCGTCATCCCGTTGATGACGGTGGTGAACTACTCGGTGCAGGACATCCTGGGACCGGAGCAGCGCGTCTTCGTGGGGACGGAGTGGTTCCGCAAGGTGCTGAGGGACCCGGAGCTGCACGGAGCGCTGCGCCGGCAGCTCGGCTTCTCGCTGGCGGTGCTGGCGCTGGAGATTCCGCTGGGCGTGGCGCTGGCGCTCGTGCTGCCGAGGCAGGGGCGCGCCGCGTCCGTGAGCCTGGTGCTGCTGGGCCTGCCGCTGCTCATCCCCTTCAACGTGGTGGGCACCATCTGGCAGATCTTCGCCCGGGGTGACATCGGCCTGTTCGGCGTGCTCATCAACTCGCTCGGCTTCCAATACAACTACACGGCCAACGCGCTGGACGCCTGGCTCACGGTGCTGCTGATGGACGTGTGGCACTGGACGCCGCTGGTGTCGCTGCTGTGCTACGCGGGCCTGCGCGCCATCCCCGAGGCCTACTACCAGGCGGCGCGCATCGACGGCGCCTCGGCGTGGGCCACGTTCCGCTTCATCCAGCTGCCCCGGCTGCGCGGGGTGCTGACCATCGCGGTGCTGCTGCGCTTCATGGACAGCTTCATGATCTACACCGAGCCCTTCGTCCTCACCGGCGGCGGACCCGGCAACGCCACCACGTTCCTGAGCCAGTACCTGACGCGGCTGGCGGTGGGACAGTTCGACCTGGGTCCGGCGGCAGCCTTCTCGCTCGTCTACTTCCTGGTCATCCTGCTGTTCAGCTACGTCTTCTACACCGCGATGACGAGCGCGGACCGCAAGGAGGCGCGATGA
- a CDS encoding DEAD/DEAH box helicase, translating into MAPQIALDFAESQAAHPALESFHPVVRRWFAERLGEPSRPQVEGWPLIQAQHDVLIAAPTGSGKTLTAFLAALDRLFRLAMEGRLPDQTQVLYVSPLKALGNDVQKNLLQPLEELLQRARAAGYTPQELRVQVRTGDTSASERSQMVRRPPHILITTPESLYLYLTADRARATLRAVRTVIVDEIHALARDKRGSHFALSLERLKAITEVRPQLIGLSATQKPLEAIAGFLTGEKAGECRVVQVGHQRPWDLRVEIPDAELGSLATNEMWGQVYDRLVQLAGEHRTTLVFVNTRKMAERVAHDLGERLGPDKVAAHHGSMSREMRLSAEERLKGGQLSVMVATASLELGIDVGNVDLVVQLGTTRSIAVLLQRVGRAGHYKGGISKGILIAMTRDELMECVGLLNAVREGDLDAVRMPEKPLDVLAQQVVAACACEEWDERALYSLFRRAYPYRDLTYEEYEKVLETLSEGVSLRRGRAGVHLHRDRVNQRLKARRGVRITALTNGGAIPDTFTFNVVAQPEGKVVGTLDEDFAVESTPGDIFLLGTTAWRIQRVMGASVMVENAHGQPPTVPFWRGEAPGRTDELSAHVGRLREELLARTDAAVFLEKELKVPPAAVDALLAYLRAGQQVLGTVPSHTTVVAERFFDEAGGMQLILHAPFGSRINRAWGLALRKRFCRTFDFELQAAATEDGLLLSLGEQHSFPLEDIFQFLNPENVEEVLVQAVLQVPLFGTRFRWNATRALSLSRFSGGKRVAPNLQRARSEDLLAAVFPAQVGCQDNHGGADVELPDHPLVKQTMEDCLREAMDIEGLREVLRRMKDGRIKLVARDVPEPSVFAHQMVNSQPYTFLDDAPAEERRVRNVVLRRTLPAEDAASFGALDADAIEQVVRDAAPPLRDEDELHDALLQLVLMPEEQVPQRFVSSLMAQRRVAWLETGEKRFLIPAERQGTIRALFPGVALQPELQPLPGDKPVDREAAVAQVVRGWMEQLGPTTARELAEQTALDESEINLTLHQLEATGGILRGRFRPSSMTLSPWERDGVRVSETSDSPSTVVEWCDRRLLQRIHRLTVGRLRKEIEPLSAQDFMRFLFRWHHLEEVDALRGSTGLAKAISLLQGYEAPASAWERYLLPARMKGYLGDLLERACYSGEVAWGRLTMKDAKPAPGPRRGAPATPPEPEAPRSRAATPNRNASLTFVKREDMDWMLSAARPNAVLADGGVWVPPDLSGPAKDVVAVLEQRGACFFNDLCSRSRRLPAEVEDALWELVARGLVTADAVQNLRVLQSPAQRKRQKLLQRGGPGRWSLLVPSEPKPEDEVRDALARLFLQRYGIVWRDLVMRESLAPSWRELLYVYRRMEARGEIRGGRFVAGFVGEQFALPEAVDVARAVRRQSPSGVRVQLSAVDPLNLTGVVTPGPRVPATVGNIVTYVDGVPQGFDAQGDEEEGEGEDSSGEVAQVS; encoded by the coding sequence ATGGCCCCTCAGATTGCCCTCGATTTCGCCGAGTCCCAGGCCGCCCATCCGGCCCTCGAGTCGTTCCACCCGGTGGTGCGGCGGTGGTTCGCCGAGCGGCTGGGCGAGCCCTCGCGTCCCCAGGTGGAGGGCTGGCCCCTCATCCAAGCGCAGCACGACGTGCTGATCGCCGCGCCCACGGGCAGCGGCAAGACGCTCACGGCCTTCCTCGCCGCGTTGGACCGGCTCTTCCGCCTGGCCATGGAGGGGCGGCTGCCGGATCAGACGCAGGTGCTGTACGTGTCGCCGCTGAAGGCGCTGGGCAACGACGTGCAGAAGAACCTGCTCCAGCCGTTGGAGGAACTGCTCCAGCGGGCGCGTGCGGCGGGCTACACGCCCCAGGAACTGCGGGTGCAGGTGCGCACGGGGGACACGTCCGCGTCCGAGCGCTCGCAGATGGTGCGCCGGCCGCCGCACATCCTCATCACCACGCCGGAGTCGCTCTACCTCTACCTCACGGCGGACCGGGCGCGGGCGACGCTGCGCGCGGTGCGCACGGTCATCGTGGACGAAATCCACGCGCTGGCGCGGGACAAGCGGGGCAGCCACTTCGCGCTGTCGTTGGAGCGGTTGAAGGCGATCACCGAGGTGCGGCCGCAGCTCATCGGGCTGTCGGCGACGCAGAAGCCGCTGGAGGCGATCGCGGGCTTCCTCACGGGAGAGAAGGCGGGGGAGTGCCGGGTAGTGCAGGTGGGGCACCAGCGGCCGTGGGACTTGAGGGTGGAGATACCGGACGCGGAGCTGGGCTCGCTGGCCACGAACGAGATGTGGGGCCAGGTGTATGACCGGCTGGTGCAGCTTGCGGGGGAGCACCGGACGACGCTCGTCTTCGTGAACACGCGGAAGATGGCGGAGCGGGTGGCGCACGACCTGGGGGAGCGGCTGGGGCCGGACAAGGTGGCGGCGCACCACGGCAGCATGTCGAGGGAGATGCGGCTGTCGGCGGAGGAGCGGCTGAAGGGGGGGCAGCTGTCGGTGATGGTGGCGACGGCGTCGCTCGAGCTGGGCATCGACGTGGGGAACGTGGACCTGGTGGTGCAGCTGGGGACGACGCGGTCCATCGCGGTGCTGTTGCAGCGGGTGGGACGAGCGGGCCACTACAAGGGAGGAATCTCGAAGGGAATCCTCATCGCGATGACGCGCGACGAGCTGATGGAGTGCGTCGGGCTGTTGAACGCAGTGCGCGAGGGGGACCTCGACGCGGTGCGGATGCCGGAGAAGCCGCTGGACGTGCTGGCGCAGCAGGTGGTGGCGGCGTGCGCGTGCGAGGAGTGGGACGAGCGGGCGCTCTACAGCCTGTTCCGGAGGGCATACCCGTACCGGGACCTGACGTACGAGGAGTACGAGAAGGTGCTGGAGACGCTGTCGGAGGGCGTGTCGTTGCGGCGGGGTCGTGCGGGGGTGCACCTGCACCGGGACCGGGTGAACCAGCGGCTGAAGGCACGGAGGGGCGTGAGGATTACCGCGCTGACGAACGGTGGAGCGATTCCAGACACGTTCACGTTCAACGTGGTGGCGCAGCCCGAGGGGAAGGTGGTGGGGACGCTGGACGAGGACTTCGCGGTGGAGTCGACGCCCGGGGACATCTTCCTGCTGGGGACGACGGCGTGGAGGATCCAGCGGGTGATGGGGGCGTCGGTGATGGTGGAGAACGCGCACGGGCAGCCGCCGACGGTGCCCTTCTGGCGGGGCGAGGCGCCTGGGCGCACGGACGAGCTGAGCGCGCACGTGGGCCGGCTGCGCGAGGAGCTGCTGGCGCGTACGGACGCGGCGGTGTTCCTGGAGAAGGAGCTGAAGGTGCCGCCCGCGGCGGTGGACGCGCTGCTGGCGTACCTGAGAGCGGGGCAGCAGGTGCTGGGCACGGTGCCGAGCCACACCACGGTTGTGGCCGAGCGCTTCTTCGACGAGGCGGGGGGGATGCAGCTCATCCTGCACGCGCCCTTTGGGAGCCGGATCAACCGGGCGTGGGGCCTGGCGCTGCGCAAGCGCTTCTGCCGCACCTTCGACTTCGAGCTGCAGGCGGCGGCGACGGAGGATGGCCTGCTGCTGTCCCTGGGTGAGCAGCACTCCTTCCCATTGGAGGACATCTTCCAGTTCCTGAATCCGGAGAACGTGGAGGAGGTGCTGGTGCAGGCGGTGTTGCAGGTGCCGCTGTTCGGGACGCGCTTCCGGTGGAACGCGACGCGGGCGTTGTCGCTGTCGCGCTTCTCGGGAGGGAAGCGGGTGGCGCCGAACCTCCAGAGGGCGAGGAGCGAGGACCTGCTGGCGGCGGTGTTCCCGGCGCAGGTGGGGTGCCAGGACAACCACGGGGGAGCGGACGTCGAGCTGCCGGACCATCCATTGGTGAAGCAGACGATGGAGGACTGCCTGCGCGAGGCCATGGACATCGAGGGCCTGCGCGAGGTGCTGAGGAGGATGAAGGACGGGCGCATCAAGCTGGTGGCGAGGGACGTGCCGGAGCCGAGCGTGTTCGCTCACCAGATGGTGAACAGCCAGCCGTACACGTTCCTGGACGACGCACCGGCGGAGGAGAGGCGGGTGCGCAACGTGGTGCTGAGGCGCACACTGCCGGCGGAGGACGCGGCGTCGTTCGGGGCACTGGATGCGGACGCCATCGAGCAGGTGGTGAGGGACGCGGCGCCGCCGCTGCGGGACGAGGACGAGTTGCACGACGCGCTGCTGCAACTGGTGCTGATGCCAGAGGAGCAGGTGCCACAGCGCTTCGTTTCGAGCCTGATGGCGCAGCGCCGGGTGGCGTGGCTGGAGACAGGCGAGAAAAGGTTCCTCATTCCGGCGGAGCGACAGGGAACGATCCGGGCGTTGTTCCCCGGGGTAGCGCTGCAACCGGAGCTGCAACCCCTACCGGGAGACAAACCGGTGGATCGGGAAGCGGCGGTGGCGCAGGTGGTGCGAGGGTGGATGGAGCAACTGGGGCCGACGACGGCGAGGGAGCTCGCGGAACAGACGGCGTTGGACGAGTCCGAAATCAACCTGACGTTGCACCAGCTGGAGGCAACGGGAGGAATCCTGAGAGGCCGATTCCGTCCCTCGAGTATGACCCTCTCCCCCTGGGAGAGGGACGGGGTGAGGGTATCGGAGACCTCGGATTCCCCCTCGACCGTGGTGGAGTGGTGCGACCGTCGCCTCCTACAACGAATCCACCGGCTCACGGTGGGGCGCCTGCGCAAGGAGATCGAACCACTCAGTGCACAGGACTTCATGCGCTTCCTCTTCCGGTGGCACCACCTGGAGGAGGTGGACGCCCTTCGAGGCTCCACGGGCCTGGCGAAGGCGATCAGCCTGCTGCAGGGCTACGAGGCACCGGCATCCGCGTGGGAGCGCTACCTGCTACCGGCGCGGATGAAGGGCTACCTGGGGGACCTGCTGGAGCGGGCCTGTTACTCGGGAGAAGTAGCCTGGGGCCGACTGACGATGAAGGATGCGAAGCCCGCGCCGGGCCCGCGCCGGGGAGCGCCCGCGACGCCACCCGAGCCCGAGGCGCCCCGGTCTCGAGCGGCGACACCGAACCGGAACGCGAGCCTCACGTTCGTGAAGCGCGAGGACATGGACTGGATGCTGTCGGCGGCTCGTCCGAACGCGGTGCTGGCGGACGGAGGGGTCTGGGTGCCACCGGACCTGTCTGGACCAGCGAAGGACGTGGTGGCGGTGTTGGAGCAGCGGGGCGCGTGCTTCTTCAACGACCTGTGCTCGCGCTCGCGGCGGCTGCCGGCGGAAGTAGAGGACGCACTGTGGGAGCTGGTGGCGCGGGGCCTCGTGACGGCGGACGCGGTGCAGAACCTGCGAGTGCTGCAGAGCCCGGCGCAGCGCAAGCGCCAGAAACTCCTGCAGCGAGGCGGTCCAGGCCGCTGGAGCCTGCTGGTGCCGTCGGAGCCGAAGCCGGAGGACGAGGTGCGGGACGCACTCGCGCGACTCTTCCTGCAACGCTACGGCATCGTCTGGCGGGACCTGGTGATGCGCGAGTCGTTGGCGCCCTCGTGGCGCGAGTTGCTGTACGTGTACCGGCGGATGGAGGCGCGAGGGGAGATCCGGGGAGGCCGCTTCGTGGCGGGCTTCGTGGGGGAGCAGTTCGCGCTACCGGAGGCGGTGGACGTGGCGCGAGCGGTGCGAAGGCAGAGCCCTTCGGGAGTGCGAGTACAACTCTCGGCGGTGGACCCACTCAACCTCACGGGAGTGGTGACACCGGGCCCGCGAGTGCCCGCGACGGTGGGCAACATCGTCACCTACGTGGACGGTGTACCCCAGGGCTTCGACGCACAGGGAGACGAAGAAGAAGGGGAGGGCGAGGACAGCTCTGGAGAGGTGGCACAGGTCAGCTAA
- a CDS encoding ABC transporter ATP-binding protein — MARIELRGIAHAYVPSPASDKDYALRPLELVWEPGGAYALLGPSGCGKTTLLNIISGLLRPSRGQVLFDGVDVTAAPPQQRNIAQVFQFPVIYDTMSVAENLAFPLRNRGLGAGETRARVEEVAELLELTPDLRKRASGLSADMRQRISLGRGLVRRDVAAILLDEPLTVIDPHVKWLLRRKLKQVHEQLKVTLVYVTHDQVEALTLADRVVVMNQGRVVQVGTPQELFERPADTFVGYFIGSPGMNLLPCAVEEGAVVVEGQRLALDAGVCARARAAGGELRLGIRPEFLRRVAEGTPSSVRVEVTQVEDLGRHKLATARLGTQTLKVRLPEEERLAPGESCWLELPPRWTTLYAGGSAIS; from the coding sequence ATGGCCAGGATTGAGCTCCGCGGCATCGCCCACGCCTATGTGCCCTCACCGGCGTCCGACAAGGACTACGCGCTGAGACCCCTGGAGCTCGTCTGGGAGCCCGGCGGCGCCTACGCGCTGCTGGGGCCCTCGGGCTGCGGGAAGACGACGCTGCTCAACATCATCTCCGGCCTGCTGCGTCCGTCGCGGGGCCAGGTGCTCTTCGACGGCGTGGACGTCACCGCGGCCCCGCCGCAGCAGCGCAACATCGCCCAGGTGTTCCAGTTCCCGGTCATCTACGACACGATGAGCGTCGCCGAGAACCTCGCCTTCCCGCTGCGCAACCGGGGTCTGGGTGCCGGGGAGACGCGGGCGCGGGTGGAGGAGGTGGCGGAGCTGCTGGAGCTCACCCCGGACCTGCGCAAGCGGGCGAGCGGGCTGTCCGCGGACATGCGGCAGCGGATTTCCCTGGGGCGCGGGCTGGTGCGGCGGGACGTGGCGGCCATCCTGCTGGACGAGCCGCTGACGGTCATCGACCCGCACGTGAAGTGGCTGCTGCGCCGCAAGCTGAAGCAGGTGCACGAGCAGCTCAAGGTGACGCTCGTGTACGTGACGCACGACCAGGTGGAGGCGCTGACGCTCGCGGACCGCGTGGTGGTGATGAACCAGGGCCGCGTGGTGCAGGTGGGCACGCCGCAGGAGCTCTTCGAGCGCCCGGCGGACACCTTCGTCGGCTACTTCATCGGCAGCCCGGGGATGAACCTGCTGCCGTGCGCGGTGGAGGAAGGCGCGGTGGTGGTGGAGGGGCAGCGGCTCGCCCTGGACGCGGGCGTGTGCGCGAGGGCGCGGGCGGCCGGAGGCGAGCTGCGGCTCGGCATCCGGCCCGAGTTCCTGCGGCGGGTGGCCGAGGGAACGCCCTCCTCGGTGCGCGTCGAGGTGACGCAGGTGGAGGACCTGGGGCGCCACAAGCTGGCCACGGCGCGGCTGGGGACACAGACCCTCAAGGTGCGGCTGCCCGAGGAGGAGCGGCTCGCCCCCGGCGAGTCCTGCTGGCTGGAGCTGCCGCCGCGCTGGACGACGCTGTACGCCGGAGGCAGTGCCATCTCATGA